A DNA window from Lutra lutra chromosome 8, mLutLut1.2, whole genome shotgun sequence contains the following coding sequences:
- the MLF2 gene encoding myeloid leukemia factor 2 isoform X1 — protein MFRFMRDVEPEDPMFLMDPFAIHRQHMNRMLSGGFGYSPFLSITDGNMPGTRPASRRMQTGAVSPFGMLGMSGGFMDMFGMMNDMIGNMEHMTAGGNCQTFSSSTVISYSNTGDGAPKVYQETSEMRSAPGGIRETRRTVRDSDSGLEQMSIGHHIRDRAHILQRSRNHRTGDQEERQDYINLDESEAAAFDDEWRRETSRFRQQRPLEFRRHEASGGGGRRAEGPPRLAIQGPDDSPSRQSRRYDW, from the exons ATGTTCCGCTTCATGAGGGACGTGGAGCCCGAGGATCCCATGTTCCTGAT GGACCCCTTTGCTATTCACCGTCAACATATGAACCGAATGTTGTCAGGTGGCTTTGGATATAGCCCCTTCCTCAGCATCACAGATGGCAACATGCCTGGGACCAGACCTGCCAGCCGTAGGATGCAG ACTGGGGCTGTCTCCCCCTTTGGGATGCTGGGAATG TCGGGTGGCTTCATGGACATGTTTGGGATGATGAACGACATGATTGGGAACATG GAACACATGACAGCTGGAGGCAATTGCCAGACCTTTTCATCCTCCACTGTCATCTCCTACTCCAATACGGGGGATGGGGCCCCGAAGGTCTACCAGGAGACATCAGAGATGCGCTCGGCTCCAGGCGGG ATCCGGGAGACTCGGAGGACTGTACGGGACTCAGACAGTGGGCTAGAGCAGATGTCCATTGGGCACCACATCCGAGACCGGGCTCACATCCTCCAGCGCTCCCGAAACCACCGCACGGGGgaccaggaggagaggcaggattATATCAACCTGGATGAGA GTGAGGCCGCAGCGTTTGATGATGAATGGCGGAGGGAGACGTCCCGGTTCCGGCAGCAGCGCCCTCTGGAATTCCGGCGGCATGAGGCTTCAGGGGGTGGGGGACGAAGGGCTGAGGGGCCTCCCCGCCTGGCTATACAGGGACCTGACGACTCCCCCTCCCGACAGTCCCGCCGCTATGACTGGTGA
- the MLF2 gene encoding myeloid leukemia factor 2 isoform X2, with product MFRFMRDVEPEDPMFLMDPFAIHRQHMNRMLSGGFGYSPFLSITDGNMPGTRPASRRMQTGAVSPFGMLGMEHMTAGGNCQTFSSSTVISYSNTGDGAPKVYQETSEMRSAPGGIRETRRTVRDSDSGLEQMSIGHHIRDRAHILQRSRNHRTGDQEERQDYINLDESEAAAFDDEWRRETSRFRQQRPLEFRRHEASGGGGRRAEGPPRLAIQGPDDSPSRQSRRYDW from the exons ATGTTCCGCTTCATGAGGGACGTGGAGCCCGAGGATCCCATGTTCCTGAT GGACCCCTTTGCTATTCACCGTCAACATATGAACCGAATGTTGTCAGGTGGCTTTGGATATAGCCCCTTCCTCAGCATCACAGATGGCAACATGCCTGGGACCAGACCTGCCAGCCGTAGGATGCAG ACTGGGGCTGTCTCCCCCTTTGGGATGCTGGGAATG GAACACATGACAGCTGGAGGCAATTGCCAGACCTTTTCATCCTCCACTGTCATCTCCTACTCCAATACGGGGGATGGGGCCCCGAAGGTCTACCAGGAGACATCAGAGATGCGCTCGGCTCCAGGCGGG ATCCGGGAGACTCGGAGGACTGTACGGGACTCAGACAGTGGGCTAGAGCAGATGTCCATTGGGCACCACATCCGAGACCGGGCTCACATCCTCCAGCGCTCCCGAAACCACCGCACGGGGgaccaggaggagaggcaggattATATCAACCTGGATGAGA GTGAGGCCGCAGCGTTTGATGATGAATGGCGGAGGGAGACGTCCCGGTTCCGGCAGCAGCGCCCTCTGGAATTCCGGCGGCATGAGGCTTCAGGGGGTGGGGGACGAAGGGCTGAGGGGCCTCCCCGCCTGGCTATACAGGGACCTGACGACTCCCCCTCCCGACAGTCCCGCCGCTATGACTGGTGA